A window of Tachypleus tridentatus isolate NWPU-2018 chromosome 7, ASM421037v1, whole genome shotgun sequence genomic DNA:
aatccaattgcTGCAAGCTGAAACAGGTTTGGAAAAGTTTGACAGGTCTGGTGGATGTTAGTGTCTGGGAATGCTACCTGTAGTCTTGTGACCACCTCTTCAACAAATGACTCAGCAACTGATCTGtacttttcacattgtttatcaatatctttgatgtcatggcctctgtaagaagtgtaaccactGGCATCAAGAGCATGTGAGAGTAACTTCAGTGCAGTCTGTGGGTAAAGACCAGGGATGTGTACCAGAGACTGAATTGACAGAATTGACCCATCAATAGTTGCTTTAGCCTGACCATAAGATAAATCAGCTCTCTTTAGAGATCTTGACAAAAGTCCAAGAATGCCAACAGCATCAGCCAAAATATGTGTTATCatgacaaagctgtaacatgacatttgctgTACTAGACCATGTAGCAAGGCTCGGCCTGGAGTACCACGTTCCATTGCTATGACCTGCAGGCAGCTTATCATAGATGCAATACAGTTGACTAGTGCTTGGATGgaatcattaaaagagagccATCGTGTGAAAAACGCTTGATTTTGTTGCTGTTCTCTCCATGCAATGCTTTGCTCTCTTCCAGAACCCAACACAACTTGggagaatatttcaggcttttttgcaaactggttcaaaactgaaatgtacttcacaagATATGGCACCTGGTTTGCTGCCTCTTCAGCTGCCAACTGTAATCTGTGTGCCAAACAATGACTTGTTATGATCTAGAGGCATTCCTCCTTAAATTTTGTAGCAACACCTGTTTTTATTCCCACCAtgacatttgcaaaatcagttgTAAGTCCAACCAAGTCAAACAATCCTCGATCTGCCATGACTGAGCGCATTGTGTTGTAGATAGAATCAGCCCCAGTGTTGGTCAGCTCACGCACAGCAAGGAATCGACTTGTAACCTCACCTAATGATAAGATACCcaatataaattatcagtatagaggTGTTTCCTGCATCAGTTGCTTCATCTGTCTCAAGAGCAAAAAAATGGGAAAGGCAATGCCCGAAAGTCTGCCTGCATTTCATCCtgaactacatgatttagggGCACTGTACATATCATCCAGACTGGCTGTGGGTGTATATGCAGCTCTCTGTTCCACTTTGTGACTGAGTGTGTAGTTTCTTTAGAGGTCACtccctgttaaaaatatataaaaacttgtgttttgaaataagaccaacatttaaagtaataaacaaagatatttgaaAGAGTTGGCTAGAcaatttttgatagatattttcaaaatgttttacttttagaaaattgtcaaattgccttttgttttaagaaaatactgtagaaaacagaaagtatctcattaatactagaatgaagaatattcttacatcgaatacttgtagtgaaaggagggaatgaaacttcacagttggAATGGCTTCCTTTGCTTGTACAAGTTATGTGGCCATTGTGCCTGAATACCACATTTACACCCCACATACACATTTACAGCAGCAGTTGACATGtccttcttcaaaacttgtgatgctacTGTACTGACCGTGCATGCTTCACCAAGTCGTCTTTTTTAGGCTCAGTAACAGTTTTCCCAGTGGTAACaaatatttgtcttcttgttgtccctgcataatttgcaatgaaatatattttgttgggaaacatgttCAGCCAAGGAAATGgtgaaaaccaagtttctttaacaactctgtgaaaatcgcgaatatattttttctcataccGACAGTCTGATCACTGCTGCAAGCTTCAGTTTCCTCAGAGCTAtcttttcttttggaagtggatttccCATCATTAGTTGTTGATGTTGCTTCGACCTTCTTTTGAAAAAACTTGATATATCTTACTGTTTAGACGTCTTTTTATCTGATCTAGGAATTGTCATGATCTCAATTCAAACAAAAACGAAACTTGGGATTTCCACTTTGATACAGACCATATGTTGGTTGGACGAAAATCAGGTTTTCtctgattactgtttgtgtaccacGGGCAGAATCAAACACGTAGCATAAGAAATGAGAATGAAAGACAAGCTCTAAATAATTTCTACTGGCTGGTGGGGGCTGgaaaaatgtatagagcaaatgcatCGTAGAGACAAATTTAACTGtcacttgacagcagtcaacagcacttcggcctaccagatttagtgaatgtGCTGCACAGGGCACAcatatggcaaacttatttttttctaaaattttttgctgcatccccttataaTGCCCAGAAATGTCAGTAGCATTGTCGTGAGActgacccctacattttgaaaaattaagtttgcaaactaaAGTACTGCAATACCTAGTTTGTCATTTCCTTACCagtatggcttttcagttccagaaaggttaaaaagcattCAATAGGCTGCCCATCTTTTAAATGTCAAAGTACAACACTTAAcagatctatatgtgatagatctggtGTCGAgccaactgacaagctaaaataaccagaagaatttacttcatcaacaatgaacaCATGGTCCTTCTGAACCACTGGTTCAATGAATTTTGGACAAGTTAGAAGGATTTCCTTTTCtagaatttccatatttcgaaatTTGCCCTGCTAAAATTGGATGAAACTGACTTATGAATTGGAGCAGCCCTAAAAATTCCCATTATGCAGagaaccaaatttttcatctgttcctcgaAAAGTCAAGCCACGTTCAGCTAACATATGGATAATAGCTATTACACACCCCAAGACGTGTTCCCGgtaattgcactcttctttaatttgtttttccaactcttttcccaagcctaaaccttgtctgcgagttaagtatgttagcatagTCTCGATGAGCaatgcttctttcatgatgatcaattacaatagtatttcaccagtcactgaacccttctctttcaacaaaatgcCAGGAAAACTTAGGgccaaaaaatttaaaaacaaagcagtaaacttaTCCTGTTGATGGTGAACACAATTACCACTCTCTTGTATTACTCATCAGTGAATTTTACCCCAAAGAAAAATTTTTGCGAATAGGATCTTGTTGGTTTGCCACTTTTGAAAGTCcggcaagatttgccaaatggcccattgtggtgtTGACAGTCAGATGGTCCGTAAGaaatccaataagccacatcacCAACAGAGAACTCGAGCCACAACCCTCGATCTtttactttagtttcttcatcttttgtagaatgaagcattttaccatagtccagcaaattttcattttcagcaattaatCCATcttcagactgtcttgtagagcagcatgcatcaacattaacactagaaatatcaggagaatttacaggcaaagtgagatcagttgtgagGCTTTTGCCAATTGAACCaacctgtgacacctcaacgtcatcatgatgttctgaccttgaagtggacaaagAGGTACTTTTAGGTGTGGagtttggttcaacttcaattttgtcagagtcagatgcagtacaagtgacttctgatggcagagatgggttttgatttggaagatcattTTGTGCAAGTTAAGTGAAAAAGTTagtcagctttccagtcttggccactaaatccaaaggcttttgttggttctttttagccagttttctcttttgtgcaccTCTTAATTGAACAAGTTTCATCTTGCAatctaaataatacagaaataaaaataaaataaacaaaagaatatggatcatatatagttttaatgattagaaaaacactgaaattcataaagaaaaacgttggtaagacaatcaaacatactaaactctaggttTACATTTAGACAAAGACTGTCAGAAAGTTATCCACGGATCTAgatccatcagcacataaacaaaattcataaataccttttgATTTGCTCCATTCTGCTTGGTTGTAAACCATTCAAgactggcttcaatccattttaggagaattagttttcagtcactgcaaaagtttcattaaggctGTTGCTATTGtagctgtatgcaagaagcaatgtcaatgGTCATATGCAAAAccattgtgagccaaaaagtattaaaaaacaatttgtgatcaacaacacatactgaagtagcctatatacacagtgatcattttgtactggtacacatacgtaacatagaattaattgtaaactgtactgcatattgaactactaaatactgggttagacctaggctagagtaccttaatcctaatcaaatatctgaagaatgagttgtaacctcaactttgagTTCAGTTTTCACCTGGAgactttagatgagccaacaatccagacatcaacaaaataggcatatgtctAAAATTTTATCTGCATGCTTGAATGtgaaggcaaattcaaaacgagGGCCTTAAATTaggaatagtccacttcattattccaggctacagtagcCTTTTCAGCATACTTACACTAAACTAGatacagtatttaggcctaacttTATTGTCATTCAGTTCTCATAactaatgcaaataaaaaaactaaaacaagacaataaccTCAATATAACGTACGAAAACAAAAGCCGAGAAAACATAACACTAGCCATGTCTCTGTACACACGTCACCATTTCATTTGTCTtatgtttctgttgtattatactcttatttttatGCAGATATGACTGAATAAAGcaataaaaggtaaaacaaaacagttctactgcctataatttcttataatttttttattcaaataactaGCCACAATAGAAAGAatgatagagaaaaatatttcatcttcaaggtcAGATATAACATACGATCATCcattacctgaagttttatcaacattttgcaCTGCTTATTACAGAAATGTATCACAAATCAATGgcttcttacttcagatacatagtttagtagtttctcaAAACTTAAGTCACtcaccgagccaaagaaaacgCTTtcttttaacaatgcagagtaaagttgaatacagcagataaggataattacagaaacaaaatcaactaaagctgagtgtggcagtgaaagagttaagagCATGATAGCTAGGGGAAAAACATTGTAGTTCCCCCTTTCCCTTGATGCCCTAAGTATGTGCTTATTTTGCTTCAGAAGAGAGTTACTAGTTACTAGTATGATTCCACAGATAGTTATCTTACTGAAATAGGttaagatctgtttgtttttaaaagaaaattaagaagtGACTTCATTAAAATTTACAAGATTACCTAATAAACTAATAGGACAAATGCCTTTGATTTCTTTGAGATCCATTCtaaaaataataggaaaataGGACACAAATTTAAGATTGAAAAAATCCAGCTTAGATTCCAGTTACATCAGTGTTATTTTTCTCAAGTTTGACTAGTATATGGAATGAAATGTTGTTGACAGTAGTGAAAGCTAACAATTTACAGTAATTTCAAAGTGaaatcaataaatttaaatttttacttttctcagaGGTGGATGTGCGAGGACAGCCTTGAAGGCCCCTTTTCGCTCTGTTATGTTTGTGAATGATGATGACTAAGCAcaagtattaaattattaattttctaagcTTTACTCAAACACAAGTCAAAACAGCCTGGCATAGCTAGATCTGGTTTGATGAGGCAAATTTTGTGACAACATAAAAGTCTTTcacataaaaatatcattttaaacaagttATTCTTGAATATTTTGCACCAATATATACTGAAAAATATAACTGCTTACTATTTTTTGGTAGAAATGTAAACTAATGAATTACTTTGCTGCAGAAATAAATTATCATCCAATTACACTTAGTAATCAATTAAGTGTGTTCCACAGGATGTTGCTGGAAAGAAATTAAAGCTCACCATATGTTGTGTTCTGCAATTTCTTTTCAGTTTATGATCACATCATGTGGCATGTTCTGCAGCTAAAGGGTTAATATAAGTTAGGTTTATAACCATAGTATAatcttcaaaattaaaacagactGATTCTCATAATTCAAGGTGTGCTTTAGGTTAAATATAGTTAAGTCAGTTGAATCACTTCCTACCACAATAagtatcttatttataatcactttcattatcaacattttaattagattctaaatactttttaataatcCTTTTACAAATcacattttaaatgttactttgttgtttattatgatgTTAGTAAAAATGGTGTAATCAAAAGCATTGCAAGTGGAACAAAATATATTCTAAGTTATTGTATACATGAATAATAAACAGCAATCAGTGAAGACCTATTATACAATGTAGGTGGCATTTATACAAACAATCAATAAGTGATATGAGCTGCCCATAATTAAAAATTACCATTCTGTATTTTTCACAAACTGCATCTTCCCAAGTGGATAGCATTAAAGTTTCTCATCCTGAGGTCTCAGTAAAAGCCTTGAATGAATTGTTCCTATTCTTACACTTCAGGTAGAAATAGATCataaaaacatcaaatctaatacCTGTCTACCATGTTTGTTTctctgaaacaatatatatggtatttaaaaatgttttcatctactacacattattattgcTATGTAAAGCTGGTAATGAATGAAACATGGTCACTTATCAACACTTTATTAGGAACTACATTTTACACAAGAATCTAGCATATTTTATGCACTTTAAATGGTGTAAAAAATTCAGTATTATTTTGGATTTATGATTAgatgctttttcttttttttttacaataacatgagtaaaaaaatttttttcataattttattctatcAACTTAAACATGTAACACTTCAAACTTCTTCCTTCATTCTGGAGTCTTGTAAACTGCTAGGGTAATTTCACTTTTTCCTTGAATTAGAATATTGCTGATGAAAAGAAATAAGATAAACAAGTTAAAGGTTTTACTCCTCTTACACGTACATCAAATTAGAACTGACACTGATAATGCATCTTTCTAATATTCTTAATAACACTCAcaattataagtaaatatttaaaattatgataaaaatcacatCATGCACAAAAGTACAAGGAAAGGTTAAACCAAGAGTAACCAAACTGTGGGTTGCAACAAAGTGGGTAATAAGTACCTTTCAGTGGAGTCACAAATCTTAAAATAGACAACTTTTGTAGTTTCATAAACAGAAATGacagtaatttaaattatactttttattattactattatttctatCTAGTAACTAATTCTTGTTTTTTGCTCTGCTAACtgtaaaaattgtttcattactGTCAAAGTATTAGTTTTGTTGAAACTGCTTTATAATGCATGTTTTAGTCATCAGTACAAAATATTCTGGAATAAAACAGGGCAGTGAAGctgtgtaataatttttatttcaagaaagaaATCCCAATGCAAATAACCAAGTTCTCTCCACTTGTCGCCcttcatttttacttatttcaccTAAAGAGTACGTGTAGGTTCTAAGAACACACGTATTGGTCATTTAGAATTGGAAACCAGTATATCCAATATCCAAGTACTGTTTGTACTTCTACATTATACTGCTAAAGGGTGTAGCCTTTTACTGCTTAttaaaaagtttacttttaaatcCAACCTTTAGAGAAATTGATGACACTTtgatcaaagatttttaatattttaaaatacaggctctaataatttgttttgcaGTATACTATTAGAGATGTGTATAGTTAACACACTTTAGCTTCCAAGATCAGAAATGCAAGTACTTGTCTACTGTATATGTAAACATGATCAACCTCTAAATTATACAAGCTGGACAAAAAGACCTTTCTAATTTTTATCTTTCACATGAAAGACAATGTGCAAACTAACCAGCTCTCAGACTCTAGCCTCAACACTGGCAGCTTATCTGCTGTGGGTTCCAACTGAGCAGCTTGTTTCATAAGGGATGTGATGATACCTGCTGCCCTGGGATAAGCTGTTCCCTTTGCTAAGATTAGAAATCAAAATACAATTTCAACAGATACAAACTACATTCATTATATCTTTACATCTGAATTGAttcaacattattatttacttgGAGCtaacttaaaatttttttttttatatataagagtatatattttaaaagcttaAGGTAgcatatatcaaatatatatgtgCACTTGCATACATGCACAAGAAAAAACTTTTAACAATggaactatttacaaataaagatattaacacgaaatttattgataaaaatgtaaTACTTCAATCTCAGATATTCTTAAAAAAGGTATTTTTGTATGATCgttacaaaatgtttcttttgtgcTCTTCTGGATAACATGTTcataaatattctaatatattttgtattatagtaCATTTGATTTTTGTAAATTCATATTCTTACGTGAAAccaaactgatttttatttttaattaaaccctaacatgattttttttttcacttggaTATTCAAAAGcatttcagtaatttaaaacaaaatatacaaaactgccaactgtgaaattaaataaactattacaaaATTAGTGAAAAGAAATCCAACATAAAAGATTATGTTAACCTCACCAGcacagaaagtttaaaaaattcgCTAACCCAAAAAATAAGATACTAGATCAACAGACAACAAAAATTATGGAAGTTgggttagttggttggttggtttagtgtttattggcaca
This region includes:
- the LOC143255625 gene encoding ragulator complex protein LAMTOR5 homolog; translated protein: MEKPLDRCLDEVFNTPGVTGVLCADAQGLCLSAKGTAYPRAAGIITSLMKQAAQLEPTADKLPVLRLESESCNILIQGKSEITLAVYKTPE